The Microbacter sp. GSS18 genome has a segment encoding these proteins:
- a CDS encoding metalloregulator ArsR/SmtB family transcription factor has protein sequence MLSLDLTDVTEPAVCCSPLVREPLTATEADDLAHTMKALADPARLRLLSIVAASEGAEACVCDLTEPIGLSQPTVSHHLKVLTEAGFLTRSKRGTWAYFRLVPGALDRIAQLLATS, from the coding sequence GTGCTCTCCCTCGACCTGACCGACGTGACCGAGCCCGCCGTGTGCTGCTCGCCGCTCGTGCGCGAGCCGCTGACCGCCACCGAGGCCGACGACCTCGCCCACACGATGAAGGCGCTCGCCGACCCGGCGCGCCTGCGCCTGCTGTCGATCGTGGCGGCGTCCGAGGGCGCCGAGGCGTGCGTGTGCGACCTGACCGAGCCGATCGGGCTCAGCCAGCCCACGGTGTCGCACCACCTGAAGGTGCTCACCGAAGCAGGCTTCCTCACCCGCAGCAAGCGCGGCACGTGGGCGTACTTCCGGCTGGTCCCGGGGGCCCTCGATCGCATCGCGCAGCTGCTGGCGACCTCGTGA
- a CDS encoding aquaporin family protein: MNPRAAVAEFLGSAGLAAVVVGSGIAAQTLSPTDVGLALFENAFATALGLGVLILVFASVSGAHFNPVVSLVDAATGGRPWRTVAVYIPVQIVGCLGGAALANAMFGVPTAFSTTDRATWPHLLAEVVATFGLVLVIFALVRTGRGHLAAPAVGAYIGAAYFFTSSTSFANPAITIGRAISDTFAGIAPASVLPFIGAQLVGAAIAWLTVRTLYPVRVPEAAIPAEV; the protein is encoded by the coding sequence GTGAACCCGCGCGCAGCGGTCGCCGAGTTCCTCGGCAGCGCGGGGCTCGCGGCGGTCGTCGTGGGATCGGGCATCGCCGCACAGACGCTCTCGCCCACCGACGTCGGGCTCGCCCTGTTCGAGAACGCGTTCGCGACGGCCCTCGGGCTCGGCGTGCTCATCCTCGTCTTCGCCTCGGTGTCGGGCGCGCACTTCAACCCGGTCGTGTCCCTGGTCGACGCGGCGACGGGCGGCCGGCCGTGGCGCACGGTCGCCGTGTACATCCCTGTGCAGATCGTCGGATGCCTCGGCGGCGCCGCCCTCGCCAACGCCATGTTCGGCGTTCCCACCGCCTTCAGCACGACCGACCGGGCCACGTGGCCGCACCTGCTCGCCGAGGTCGTGGCGACCTTCGGCCTCGTGCTCGTGATCTTCGCCCTCGTGCGCACCGGCCGGGGTCACCTGGCAGCGCCCGCCGTGGGCGCCTACATCGGGGCGGCCTACTTCTTCACGTCGTCGACGAGCTTCGCGAACCCGGCGATCACGATCGGCCGTGCCATCAGCGACACCTTCGCCGGCATCGCGCCGGCATCCGTGCTGCCCTTCATCGGAGCGCAGCTGGTCGGCGCCGCGATCGCGTGGCTGACCGTCCGGACCCTCTACCCGGTGCGGGTGCCCGAGGCGGCGATCCCGGCCGAGGTGTGA
- a CDS encoding DUF2834 domain-containing protein, with translation MSRHWSPLAIVYLVLSVGGLVGTWWFNALAIVQLRDFVGDLVTSGPAVSSITVDLLVVAAAGSVFLIVEARRLGMRFGWLYVVGSGLTAFAFTFPLFLAMRQRRLNQLASEVAAGPV, from the coding sequence ATGTCACGCCACTGGAGCCCGCTCGCGATCGTCTACCTCGTCCTGTCCGTCGGCGGCCTCGTCGGGACGTGGTGGTTCAACGCCCTCGCGATCGTCCAGCTGCGCGACTTCGTCGGCGACCTCGTCACGAGCGGACCGGCGGTGTCGTCGATCACGGTGGATCTGCTCGTCGTCGCCGCGGCCGGAAGCGTGTTCCTCATCGTCGAAGCGCGCCGGCTCGGCATGCGCTTCGGCTGGCTGTACGTCGTCGGCTCGGGCCTCACGGCGTTCGCCTTCACGTTCCCGCTGTTCCTCGCGATGCGGCAGCGGCGCCTGAATCAGCTCGCGAGCGAGGTCGCCGCAGGTCCGGTGTGA
- a CDS encoding maleylpyruvate isomerase N-terminal domain-containing protein, whose protein sequence is MLGDVDDIRTSMVARAGAAFAAEIDRHPADAAIPWPLWPNVATLIDHLGRNHLWAAGIVRSGGPVDRKTLPRASAEDPRGWYEGCRAELLETLAETPMDRPCWVVGGRDGGTAAFWARRMVYETTKHLIDIRASGGGEWTAAPELSPVDYADGIDELFAEFLPRSRASLEPLPGTLVLAASDIDRAWSISPDWAVAGTPATDAAARVTATAGDLALFAWERATPWTAPARFAVDGPDPAVVRAFGAAPVHP, encoded by the coding sequence ATGCTCGGTGACGTCGACGACATCCGCACCTCGATGGTGGCGCGCGCCGGCGCGGCGTTCGCGGCCGAGATCGATCGGCATCCTGCGGATGCCGCGATCCCGTGGCCCCTGTGGCCGAACGTGGCGACGCTCATCGACCACCTCGGCCGCAACCACCTGTGGGCGGCGGGCATCGTCCGGTCGGGTGGCCCCGTCGACCGGAAGACCTTGCCGCGCGCGTCGGCCGAGGACCCGCGCGGGTGGTACGAGGGGTGCCGCGCCGAGCTGCTCGAGACCCTCGCCGAGACGCCGATGGACCGGCCCTGCTGGGTCGTCGGCGGACGCGACGGCGGCACCGCGGCGTTCTGGGCTCGGCGCATGGTCTACGAGACCACGAAGCACCTGATCGACATCCGCGCCTCGGGCGGCGGGGAGTGGACGGCCGCGCCCGAACTGTCTCCGGTGGACTACGCCGACGGGATCGACGAGCTCTTCGCGGAGTTCCTTCCGCGCTCGCGCGCGTCGCTCGAGCCGCTGCCGGGAACGCTCGTCCTCGCCGCGTCGGACATCGACCGGGCGTGGTCGATCTCACCGGACTGGGCCGTCGCAGGAACGCCCGCGACGGATGCCGCGGCCCGCGTCACCGCGACCGCCGGCGATCTCGCCCTCTTCGCGTGGGAGCGCGCGACGCCGTGGACCGCGCCCGCGCGATTCGCCGTCGACGGACCGGACCCGGCGGTCGTGCGGGCCTTCGGCGCGGCTCCCGTCCACCCCTGA
- a CDS encoding bifunctional nuclease family protein: protein MVQVRVAGVALDSSGQHVILLKPITELPGAGSILPIWIGAQEATSILVAVENAATPRPLAHDLMRSMLETLGAEVTRVEVARIEDGTFYADVTLTVGEAVYTIDARPSDAVALASRTGSPIFVADAVLEEAGTPDMLSDEDEEERVEEFKDFIEHVDPEDFRG, encoded by the coding sequence ATGGTTCAGGTGCGCGTGGCCGGAGTGGCGCTCGATTCGAGCGGCCAGCACGTGATCCTGCTCAAGCCCATCACCGAGCTCCCCGGAGCGGGGAGCATCCTGCCGATCTGGATCGGCGCGCAGGAGGCCACGTCGATCCTCGTCGCCGTCGAGAACGCCGCCACGCCGCGGCCCCTCGCACACGACCTCATGCGATCCATGCTCGAGACCCTGGGCGCCGAGGTGACGCGCGTCGAGGTCGCGCGCATCGAAGACGGCACGTTCTACGCCGACGTCACCCTGACCGTCGGTGAAGCCGTCTACACGATCGACGCACGGCCGTCGGATGCTGTGGCCCTCGCGTCGCGCACGGGGTCCCCGATCTTCGTCGCCGACGCCGTGCTCGAAGAGGCGGGGACGCCCGACATGCTCTCGGACGAGGACGAAGAGGAGCGTGTGGAGGAGTTCAAGGACTTCATCGAGCACGTCGACCCCGAGGACTTCCGCGGCTGA
- a CDS encoding alcohol dehydrogenase catalytic domain-containing protein, translating into MRAAYMFGAGDVRVIDAPEPQIQLPTDALVRVTAACVCGSDLHPYRKMKPHPDGVPKGHEFVGVVEEVGDDVDTIRRGDHVIAPFVWSDGTCEFCREGLQTSCLHGGFYDAATGGAQGEFVRVPFADGTLVSVPGGIDPALTPSLLTLSDVYGTGYHAAHTAHVGRGQTVAVIGDGAVGLLAVLSASQLGAERIILMGRHATRTDLGVAFGATDVVPERGEEGIERVKELTGGGVHAVLEAVGYLDAYEQALGIVRPGGVISRVGVPQYTDGPVGRAQFSRNVTITGGIAPVRAYIETLLPWVLDGTVEPGRVFDAEVPLEDIADGYRRMDQRESLKVLVRP; encoded by the coding sequence ATGAGAGCGGCGTACATGTTCGGCGCCGGTGACGTACGGGTCATCGACGCCCCCGAGCCGCAGATCCAGCTGCCGACCGACGCGCTCGTGCGGGTGACGGCCGCGTGCGTGTGCGGCAGCGACCTGCATCCGTACCGCAAGATGAAGCCGCATCCCGACGGCGTCCCGAAGGGCCACGAGTTCGTCGGGGTGGTCGAGGAGGTCGGTGACGACGTCGATACGATTCGGCGCGGCGACCACGTGATCGCACCGTTCGTCTGGTCGGACGGCACGTGCGAGTTCTGCCGCGAAGGCCTGCAGACCTCATGCCTCCACGGCGGGTTCTACGATGCCGCGACCGGCGGCGCGCAGGGGGAGTTCGTGCGCGTGCCGTTCGCGGACGGGACCCTCGTGAGCGTGCCGGGCGGCATCGACCCCGCCCTCACGCCGTCGCTGCTGACGCTGTCGGACGTGTACGGCACGGGCTATCACGCCGCACACACCGCGCATGTCGGCCGCGGTCAGACCGTCGCCGTCATCGGCGACGGCGCGGTGGGGCTGCTGGCGGTGCTCTCGGCGTCGCAGCTGGGGGCGGAGCGCATCATCCTGATGGGTCGCCACGCGACGCGCACCGACCTCGGCGTCGCGTTCGGAGCCACCGACGTCGTGCCCGAGCGCGGCGAGGAGGGCATCGAGCGCGTCAAGGAGCTCACCGGCGGCGGCGTGCACGCCGTGCTCGAAGCGGTGGGCTACCTCGACGCCTATGAGCAGGCGCTCGGCATCGTCCGCCCGGGCGGCGTCATCAGCCGCGTCGGCGTGCCGCAGTACACCGACGGACCGGTCGGCCGCGCGCAGTTCTCGCGGAACGTCACGATCACCGGCGGCATCGCCCCGGTGCGCGCGTACATCGAGACGCTCCTGCCGTGGGTCCTCGACGGCACCGTCGAGCCCGGCCGCGTGTTCGACGCCGAGGTCCCGCTCGAGGACATCGCCGACGGCTACCGGCGCATGGACCAGCGCGAGTCCCTCAAGGTGCTCGTGCGTCCCTGA
- a CDS encoding DUF1992 domain-containing protein, translating into MPEDPRVAAARYRIEQLESEAEDTAASVGSQLEGDADADATGTAPAAQPDPTRQPTATDRAAYVEVAIQQAMRRGEFDDLPGSGKPIPHLGDHHDPDWWIRRKIESEQLTGLGPPALTLRVEDARLEERLDELSTEDDVRDALEDFNARVRLARMQLLGGPPVVTPLREVDDEIVAWRERREAARRAAAEHEQPAPRRRRGLRARRGGR; encoded by the coding sequence ATGCCCGAGGATCCGCGCGTCGCGGCCGCACGCTACCGCATCGAGCAGCTCGAGTCCGAGGCGGAGGACACCGCCGCGTCGGTCGGCTCCCAGCTCGAGGGCGACGCGGATGCCGACGCGACCGGCACCGCGCCCGCCGCGCAGCCGGACCCGACGCGTCAGCCGACGGCGACCGATCGCGCCGCGTACGTCGAGGTCGCGATCCAGCAGGCGATGCGCCGCGGCGAGTTCGACGACCTGCCCGGGTCGGGCAAGCCGATCCCGCATCTGGGCGACCACCACGACCCGGACTGGTGGATCCGCCGCAAGATCGAGTCCGAGCAGCTCACCGGGCTCGGCCCGCCCGCGCTGACGCTGCGCGTCGAGGACGCGCGGCTCGAGGAGCGACTCGACGAACTGTCGACCGAGGACGACGTGCGCGATGCGCTCGAGGACTTCAATGCCCGCGTGCGCCTGGCCCGCATGCAGCTGCTGGGCGGGCCGCCGGTGGTCACGCCTCTGCGCGAGGTCGACGACGAGATCGTCGCGTGGCGCGAGCGCCGCGAAGCGGCTCGACGAGCGGCGGCCGAGCACGAGCAGCCCGCTCCGCGTCGTCGCCGCGGACTGCGGGCGCGACGCGGCGGCCGATGA
- a CDS encoding NAD(P)-dependent oxidoreductase, whose protein sequence is MRIALTGSTGKLGAVVLRELRANGHDVVAFDVVGARAPGFVQIDLTDYGQVADALGGVDRSDPFDAVVHLAAIPAPGLRTDVATFHNNMAATFNVFWASVRLGIRRIVYASSETVLGLPFDVPPPYIPVDEEYAPRPESVYSIVKTLEEQLARELVRWHPDLSITGLRFSNVMVPEDYAEFPTFDADARARKWNLWGYIDARDGAQVIEKALEGAPLGFEPYIIAAADTVMSRPNAELIAEVFPDTPVTREVSDHETLLGIDKARRVLGYAPQHSWRDHVE, encoded by the coding sequence ATGCGCATCGCACTGACGGGATCCACGGGAAAACTCGGAGCCGTCGTGCTCCGCGAACTGCGCGCGAACGGGCATGACGTCGTCGCGTTCGATGTCGTCGGAGCGCGGGCACCCGGTTTCGTGCAGATCGACCTGACCGACTACGGCCAGGTCGCCGACGCTCTCGGCGGCGTCGACCGCAGTGACCCGTTCGACGCCGTCGTGCACCTCGCGGCGATCCCCGCGCCGGGTCTGCGCACCGACGTCGCCACCTTCCACAACAACATGGCGGCGACGTTCAACGTGTTCTGGGCGTCCGTGCGCCTCGGCATCCGTCGCATCGTGTACGCGTCGAGCGAGACCGTCCTCGGCCTGCCGTTCGACGTCCCGCCGCCCTACATCCCGGTCGACGAGGAGTATGCGCCCCGGCCCGAGTCGGTGTACTCGATCGTGAAGACCCTCGAGGAGCAGCTGGCCCGCGAGCTGGTGCGCTGGCACCCCGACCTGTCGATCACGGGGCTGCGGTTCTCGAACGTCATGGTTCCCGAGGACTATGCGGAGTTCCCGACGTTCGACGCCGATGCCCGGGCGCGCAAGTGGAACCTGTGGGGCTACATCGACGCACGCGACGGCGCCCAGGTGATCGAGAAGGCGCTCGAGGGTGCGCCGCTGGGCTTCGAGCCGTACATCATCGCCGCCGCCGACACCGTCATGTCTCGCCCCAACGCCGAGCTCATCGCCGAGGTCTTCCCCGACACCCCGGTCACGCGCGAGGTGTCGGACCACGAGACGCTCCTGGGCATCGACAAGGCCCGCCGCGTTCTCGGGTACGCCCCGCAGCACTCCTGGCGCGACCACGTGGAGTAG
- a CDS encoding MFS transporter: MHSTTSSLAQRPASLVRATGFSYFPVALIARLPFAMMVVGLLTLVVSARGSLAVAGMTSAMTGLGTAVFGPLLGAASDRFGQRRVLLIAGIANSLLLLAIAWLAFAPVRDAVLLAIAFAIGATMPQVAPLSRSRLVSIIGRTFSRERRPKVLSGTMAYESAADEVVFVFGPVVVGLLATSRGPAAPVIGAALLALVFVTAFALHPTARPSADGAARATADAAAPDQAPALELLSPRVLLPVVGALGMGLFFGSMLTSLTAFMADRGAAEQAGVVYGAMGIGSAALALSVAALPTRFTLSARWLVFGAVLVAGAAATPLATDVAGMAACLLVVGMGIGPTLVTQYSLAADASPRGRSATVMTMLGSAVVVGQAAATALVGLVAEEAGTATAMFAPMIAAGVVLAAAIAHGALVRRPVAA; encoded by the coding sequence ATGCACAGCACCACCTCTTCTCTCGCCCAGCGTCCCGCGAGCCTCGTCCGCGCGACCGGCTTCTCGTACTTCCCCGTCGCGCTCATCGCGCGTCTTCCGTTCGCCATGATGGTCGTCGGCCTGCTCACGCTGGTCGTCTCGGCCCGCGGCTCGCTCGCCGTGGCCGGCATGACCTCGGCGATGACGGGCCTGGGCACCGCCGTCTTCGGCCCCCTGCTGGGCGCCGCGAGCGATCGCTTCGGACAGCGGCGCGTGCTGCTGATCGCCGGCATCGCCAACAGCCTGCTGCTGCTCGCGATCGCATGGCTCGCCTTCGCGCCGGTGCGCGACGCGGTCCTCCTCGCGATCGCCTTCGCGATCGGCGCGACGATGCCGCAGGTCGCGCCGCTCTCGCGCAGCCGCCTCGTGTCGATCATCGGACGCACCTTCTCACGCGAACGCCGCCCCAAGGTGCTCAGCGGAACGATGGCGTACGAGTCCGCCGCCGACGAGGTCGTGTTCGTCTTCGGTCCCGTCGTCGTCGGCCTGCTGGCCACCAGCCGCGGGCCGGCCGCACCTGTCATCGGAGCGGCGCTGCTCGCCCTGGTCTTCGTCACCGCGTTCGCGCTGCATCCCACGGCGCGGCCCTCCGCCGACGGCGCTGCTCGAGCGACCGCGGATGCCGCCGCGCCCGACCAGGCGCCGGCGCTCGAGCTGCTGAGCCCCCGCGTGCTCCTGCCGGTGGTCGGCGCGCTCGGCATGGGCCTGTTCTTCGGGTCGATGCTGACGTCGCTGACGGCGTTCATGGCCGACCGCGGCGCGGCCGAGCAGGCCGGCGTCGTGTACGGGGCGATGGGCATCGGCTCCGCGGCGCTCGCCCTGAGCGTCGCCGCGCTGCCCACGCGCTTCACCCTCTCGGCGCGCTGGCTCGTGTTCGGTGCGGTTCTGGTCGCCGGCGCCGCCGCGACGCCGCTCGCCACCGACGTCGCCGGCATGGCCGCGTGCCTTCTCGTGGTCGGCATGGGCATCGGCCCCACGCTCGTGACGCAGTACAGCCTCGCCGCCGATGCGAGCCCGCGGGGGCGCTCGGCGACGGTGATGACGATGCTCGGGTCCGCCGTCGTCGTCGGACAGGCGGCGGCCACCGCGCTCGTGGGCCTCGTCGCCGAGGAGGCGGGGACCGCGACCGCGATGTTCGCGCCGATGATCGCCGCCGGCGTCGTGCTGGCCGCGGCGATCGCGCACGGGGCGCTCGTGCGTCGCCCCGTCGCGGCCTGA
- a CDS encoding alpha/beta hydrolase: MTSPEPAPQPTSDRLKVRPAARPLAWIARLVAVVAVGVVAWALITSWGAVVYGHPAYLVLLAVTAVGAIATLTVSFVRPARPGRWRVIGRVALVVGGSAWVALTAWLRPYSAVEPALAAMMSDAEVTVTASATDIVLAPTAGAGTTGVFFQPGALVDPRAYAAVLRPLVEDGHTVVIAKQPLGIAFLALGAFDAARESNPEIDAWIVGGHSLGGTVAAIEAADDAGAAAPAAGLMFFASYPAGDLSTELTIPVISISGTEDGLSTPADIEASRADLPADATFTVVEGASHAQFGDYGPQSGDGTPTISDAHARYEITAAALGFVAANSD, encoded by the coding sequence ATGACCTCGCCCGAACCCGCCCCGCAGCCGACATCCGATCGCCTGAAGGTGAGGCCCGCCGCGCGCCCGCTCGCGTGGATCGCGCGCCTCGTGGCGGTGGTCGCCGTCGGTGTGGTCGCGTGGGCGCTGATCACGTCGTGGGGCGCCGTCGTCTACGGCCACCCGGCCTACCTCGTCCTGCTGGCGGTCACGGCCGTCGGCGCGATCGCGACGCTCACCGTCAGCTTCGTGCGTCCGGCGCGTCCCGGTCGCTGGCGGGTCATCGGCCGGGTGGCGCTGGTCGTCGGGGGTTCGGCGTGGGTCGCCCTCACCGCGTGGCTTCGCCCGTACTCCGCCGTCGAGCCCGCGCTCGCGGCGATGATGTCGGATGCCGAGGTCACGGTGACCGCGTCCGCCACCGACATCGTGCTCGCGCCGACCGCCGGCGCGGGGACGACCGGAGTGTTCTTCCAGCCCGGAGCCCTGGTGGATCCGCGCGCGTACGCCGCCGTGCTGCGCCCCCTCGTCGAGGACGGCCACACCGTGGTGATCGCCAAGCAGCCGCTCGGGATCGCCTTCCTCGCCCTGGGCGCCTTCGACGCCGCGCGTGAGTCCAACCCCGAGATCGACGCCTGGATCGTCGGCGGGCATTCCCTCGGCGGCACCGTCGCGGCCATCGAGGCCGCCGACGACGCGGGCGCAGCTGCCCCCGCCGCGGGACTCATGTTCTTCGCGTCCTACCCGGCCGGCGACCTCAGCACGGAGCTGACGATCCCGGTGATCTCGATCTCGGGCACCGAGGACGGGCTGTCGACGCCCGCCGACATCGAGGCGTCGCGAGCGGATCTTCCGGCGGACGCGACCTTCACCGTCGTCGAGGGCGCATCGCACGCGCAGTTCGGCGACTACGGCCCGCAGTCCGGCGACGGCACGCCCACCATCTCCGACGCCCACGCCCGGTACGAGATCACGGCCGCCGCGCTCGGCTTCGTCGCGGCGAACTCCGACTGA
- a CDS encoding aldose 1-epimerase family protein produces MSPSAAAVQKKETGMPHTTSGTQHALRAGNYEAIIASVGATLRTLTYDGRDLVVPFEADEVRPSHRGVTLAPWPNRVVDGTYTFAGVERRLALTEPARHHALHGLAVWLDYEAVDKGPSHVTLAATIPAQTAYPWRLDIETTFSLTADGLTQSVTVTNTASTPAPWGTGPHPYLVAGDGLVDAWTLELPASQVLTVTDERLIPIELRDVDADDPQRFDFRAARRIGAAEIDHAYTGLERDADGVATVRVTDDAGRGVEMSWDAACPWVQVHTADKPDPATSRIGLAVEPMTCAPDAFNAAKYDYDAGLIVVEPGASSTASWRIAAIV; encoded by the coding sequence GTGTCGCCCTCCGCGGCAGCGGTGCAGAAGAAGGAGACCGGCATGCCGCACACGACGTCGGGCACGCAGCACGCCCTGCGCGCGGGGAACTACGAGGCGATCATCGCCAGCGTCGGCGCGACCCTGCGCACGCTCACCTACGACGGACGCGACCTGGTCGTCCCGTTCGAAGCGGACGAGGTACGGCCCTCCCACCGAGGCGTCACCCTCGCACCCTGGCCGAACCGGGTCGTCGACGGCACGTACACGTTCGCCGGTGTCGAACGGCGGCTGGCCCTCACCGAGCCGGCCCGGCACCACGCGCTGCACGGCCTCGCCGTGTGGCTCGACTACGAGGCCGTCGACAAGGGACCCAGCCACGTGACGCTCGCGGCCACGATCCCCGCGCAGACGGCCTACCCGTGGCGCCTCGACATCGAGACCACCTTCTCGCTCACCGCCGACGGGCTGACGCAGTCGGTCACGGTGACCAACACCGCGTCCACCCCGGCGCCGTGGGGCACGGGGCCGCACCCCTACCTCGTCGCGGGCGATGGGCTCGTCGACGCGTGGACCCTCGAGCTGCCGGCGTCCCAGGTGCTCACGGTGACCGATGAGCGCCTCATCCCGATCGAGCTGCGCGACGTGGACGCCGACGACCCGCAGCGGTTCGACTTCCGCGCCGCGCGTCGCATCGGGGCCGCTGAGATCGACCACGCCTACACCGGACTGGAGCGCGACGCCGACGGGGTCGCGACCGTGCGCGTGACCGACGACGCCGGGCGCGGCGTCGAGATGTCGTGGGATGCGGCGTGTCCCTGGGTCCAGGTGCACACCGCCGACAAGCCGGATCCGGCGACGTCGCGCATCGGCCTCGCGGTCGAGCCCATGACGTGCGCGCCCGACGCGTTCAACGCCGCGAAGTACGACTACGACGCCGGCCTGATCGTCGTCGAGCCGGGGGCGTCGTCGACGGCCTCGTGGCGCATCGCCGCGATCGTCTGA
- a CDS encoding SDR family NAD(P)-dependent oxidoreductase: MAKARLDIHGKTTVITGAASGMGAEVARQLARRGARLALIDRNAEGLDALVAGLEGRDHTVHAVDLTDDAAVASAAEDIMARHPHVQALITCAGSSMLGGIDQLTMDEMRWLMDVNLWGTVNITQALLPAMRRELAAHITHLVSIYGLAAPAGRIPYAMSKFAVRGFTEALRHELEDTNVTVGAVYPAGVKTGIILHGRYAAALDPAIAQRAAAAQAAMYHTDPVDAGRRIVEATVRRRARTMIGREARLVDVLARITPTRYWVPMRRPLREAIDTTTPVAAVRGTG; the protein is encoded by the coding sequence GTGGCGAAGGCGCGACTGGACATCCACGGCAAGACGACGGTGATCACCGGCGCGGCGAGCGGAATGGGCGCCGAGGTCGCCCGGCAGCTGGCCCGGCGCGGGGCGCGGCTGGCGCTGATCGACCGCAACGCCGAGGGGCTCGACGCCCTCGTCGCAGGCCTCGAGGGGCGCGACCACACGGTGCACGCGGTCGACCTCACCGACGACGCCGCCGTCGCGTCGGCCGCCGAGGACATCATGGCGCGGCATCCGCACGTCCAGGCGCTGATCACGTGCGCCGGATCGTCCATGCTCGGCGGCATCGACCAGCTGACGATGGACGAGATGCGCTGGCTGATGGACGTCAATCTGTGGGGCACCGTCAACATCACGCAGGCGCTGCTGCCCGCCATGCGCCGCGAGCTGGCGGCCCACATCACCCACCTCGTCAGCATCTACGGCCTGGCGGCGCCCGCGGGCCGCATCCCCTACGCGATGAGCAAGTTCGCCGTGCGCGGCTTCACCGAGGCCCTGCGCCACGAGCTCGAGGACACGAACGTGACCGTCGGCGCGGTCTACCCGGCCGGCGTGAAGACCGGGATCATCCTGCACGGACGCTATGCCGCGGCCCTCGATCCGGCCATCGCCCAGCGCGCCGCCGCCGCCCAGGCGGCGATGTACCACACCGACCCCGTCGACGCCGGACGACGGATCGTCGAGGCGACGGTGCGGCGCCGTGCGCGCACGATGATCGGGCGCGAGGCACGGCTGGTCGACGTTCTCGCGCGGATCACGCCCACCCGCTACTGGGTTCCGATGCGCCGGCCGTTGCGCGAGGCCATCGACACGACGACCCCCGTCGCCGCAGTTCGCGGCACCGGCTAG